CTGCATCGCGTCGTTCAGTACGCTGGCACGGAAGCCGCCGAAAGCGGTATACAGCGCGATACTGATCCCGAAAATCAGCAGGCCCGTTTCGTAAGGAATACCGGCTGCGGTTTCCAACAGGCGTGCGCCGCCGATGAACTGTACGGTCATGGCCCCGACAAACGCGACCAGCAGGCTAAGGCTCGCCAGCCACACCAGCAGACGGCTCTGATAGCGGGCAAACAGCATATCGTTGAGCGTCACCGCGTTATAACGTCGGGCAAGGATAGCGAATTTTTTCCCCAGAACGCCGAGCGATAACCACACGGCAGGTAATTGGATCATCGCCAGCAATACCCAGCCCAACCCGTATTTATAAGCCGCTCCGGGGCCACCGATAAACGAACTGGCGCTGATGTATGTTGCGCTAAGGGTCATCGCCAGTACGAAGCCGCCCATCGAACGGCTACCGAGAAAATATTCGTTGAGGAACGTGCCGGTGGCACGTTTACGCATCGCGTAAATCGACAGGCCAAACACCACCAACAAATAGGCGACAAGCGGCAAAATGACTTCAGGCTGCATCATCGTCCTCCAGTGGAATATCGCGATAGATGAATTTTACCATTGCCCAACAGAGCAAAATAAACACCAGCGGACTTAGCAAACAGGCCATTTCAAACCAGCGCGGCAGGCCGGTGAAGCCCTGAATTGAGTTTGGTATGTAAGCACTTGCCAACCAGGCTGCGAGATAGAGGAGGGTAAGCCACAACGCCCAGCGGGCTTCTTTGTGGGCCTGAACAAAACGCGCGTCCATAAGGCTCCCAGGGTCAATTTAAAGCGGGGATTGTACCTTAAGGGGCTGGTAAGGGGAGAGAAAAAGAAAAAAGGCCGGAAGATCCGGCCTTTTGCTAAACGTTCAGGATTACTTTTCCTGAAGTCCGAGTTTTTTCTCCAGATAGTGGATGTTGGTTCCACCATGCTGGAAGTTCTCGTCGCTCATAATGCGCATCTGCAGTTCAACGTTGGTTTTGATACCGTCGATGATCAGTTCCTGGAGGGCGTTCTTCATGCGAGAAATCGCCACGTCACGGGTTTCGCCGTAACAGATGAGCTTACCAATCATTGAGTCATAGTATGGTGGTACGGTGTAACCGGCGTAGATATGAGACTCCCAACGCACACCAAAACCGCCAGGTGCGTGGAAACGGGTAATTTTACCCGGGCTCGGCAGGAAGGTGTTCGGGTCTTCGGCGTTGATACGGCATTCCACCGCATGGCCGCGAACGTGCACTTCTTCCTGTTTGATTGACAGCGGCTGACCGGCAGCGATACGCAGCTGCTCTTTAATCAGGTCAACGCCAGTGATCATCTCGGTAACCGGGTGCTCTACCTGAATACGGGTGTTCATTTCGATGAAATAGAACTCGCCGTTTTCAAACAGGAACTCGAAAGTACCCGCGCCACGGTAGCTGATATCCACACAGGCTTTCGCACAACGCTCGCCGATGTAGCGACGCAGTTCCGGCGTGATGCCTGGCGCTGGTGCTTCTTCGACAACTTTCTGGTGGCGACGCTGCATAGAGCAGTCACGTTCTGCCAGATAGATAGCGTTGCCCTGACCGTCTGCCAATACCTGAATCTCGATATGACGAGGATTTTCCAGGTATTTTTCCATGTACACCATGTCATTGCTGAAAGCGGCTTTCGCTTCGGCTTTGGTCATGGTGATGGACTGGGCCAGTTCAGCGTCGCTGCGTACTACGCGCATACCGCGACCACCGCCGCCACCGGAGGCTTTGATGATAACCGGATAGCCGATGCGTTTCGCATGGGCACGGTTAGCGTCCATGTCGTCGCCCAGCGGGCCATCAGAGCCAGGTACCGTTGGAACGCCTGCTTTTTTCATCGCGTTGATTGCAGACACTTTGTCGCCCATCAGGCGGATGGTGTCAGCTTTCGGGCCGATGAAGATAAAGCCAGAACGTTCAACCTGCTCAGCAAAGTTGGCGTTTTCGGACAGGAAGCCATAACCCGGATGGATTGCCACCGCGCCGGTGATTTCAGCGGCGCTGATGATAGCCGGGATATTCAGATAGCTTTTAACGGACGGAGCCGGGCCAATACAGACCGTCTCATCCGCCAGCAGTACGTGTTTTAAATCGCGATCCGCAGTGGAGTGCACAGCGACGGTCTTGATACCCAGTTCTTTACAGGCACGAAGAATACGCAATGCAATCTCGCCACGGTTGGCGATGACAATTTTATCCAGCATGTTCGCCTCGTTACTCGATGACGACCAGTGGCTCGTCAAATTCTACCGGTTGACCACTTTCGACCAGAATGGCTTTCACCACGCCTGATTTGTCGGCTTCGATCTGGTTCATCATTTTCATGGCTTCAACGATGCACAGGGTATCACCCGCGTTCACCTTCTGGCCCACTTCAATGAATGCTTTCGCGTCCGGGCTCGGGGTGCGGTAGAAGGTACCAACCATCGGGGAGCGTACGATGTGGCCACTGATTTCAGCTTTAGGTGCTTCAGCAGCAGCTACCGGTGCAGCAGCGGCCGGAGCCATCTGTGGTTGCATCATAGGGGCAGCATAAGCCTGTTGCATTACTGGGAAGCCAGCATTGGCCGAAGCGCGGCTGATACGTACAGACTCTTCGCCTTCAGAAATTTCCAGTTCGGAGATGCCTGATTCTTCAACCAGCTCGATCAGTTTTTTAATCTTACGAATATCCATGAGTGGGTTCCGTACTCTTTGTTTAGTGTGATTGTGACAGGCGTTTAACCGCCGTCTGTAATGCGTATGAATAGCCGTCAGCGCCTAATCCGCAGATGACGCCGGCAGCGATATCAGAGAGATATGAGTGATGGCGGAACGGCTCGCGAGCGTGCACGTTACTCAGATGTATCTCGATAAACGGGATACTGACCGCCAATAGCGCATCACGAATCGCAACGCTGGTGTGCGTGAATGCGGCCGGATTGATCAGGATATAGTCAATGTTGTCTTTAGCCTGATGAATTCGGTCGATAATCGCGAACTCCGCGTTCGACTGCAAATGGTCCAGCGACACATTCAGAGCCTCAGCTTCCGTCGTTAAACGGTTTACAATTTCCGCTAACGTCTGGGAGCCATACTTCTCTGGCTCACGGGTGCCGAGCATGTTCAGGTTCGGTCCGTTTAAAAGCAAAATGCGTAACTTGTCGGCCATCGTGCTGCTATCTCCTGCAATTCTCCGGTAAAAAACAAAATATACCTTCGATGCGCGCTTGTCACCTTTTCAGAGGCCAAAAACCCCTGCCAGGAAAACCAAAGTCGCACATTATAACGATTTCGTAGCAATTGGCAGCTAAATACTGGTCTTATCAGGGAAGATTATCAACCTCAAACCCAAAAAAGCCTGACGTAGTGCGGGAGTTCTGCGGGAAAGTGCACATTATCGTGAATTAACGCCACCACCGGCGGAACTTCTTAAAACGCCACGCTAAAAGCGCAAAAGCGGCGATTGCGTACAGGATCGGTTGCGGTGAGAGGATCTTCACCGACCACAGATAATGGATGGGGGCAAGGATCGCCACCAGATAGACGAAGTTATGCAATTTTTGCCAGCGCGCGCCCAGTTTTCGCTGCGCACGCTGAAACGAGGTGGCCGCCAGTGCCAGCAAAATCAGCCAGCTCACCAGGCCCAGCGTTAAATAAGGACGTGTGACCACTTCCTGCCCTAACAAACCCAGATTGTTAATCCCGAGCTCTAACAGCGCGTAGCTGGTGAGATGTAACGTCGCCCAGGCAAAACACCATAGCCCTAAAAGGCGGCGAGTTCGTATCAATAAAGGCTGTTTAGCGTAACGCGCCAGCGGGGAGACCAGCAAGGTAGCGAGCAGCAGTTTCAGAGCCATCCTACCGGTAAAGTGTTGAATATCCTTGGCAGGGTCAGCGCTGAAGTAGCCCTGGGAACCCGCCCAGAATAACCACACTAGGGGTAAAAAGGCGGCCAGATGCAGCACCACCTTGAGCCAGACAATCTGTTTAACCGTTAAGCGCACTCAGAAGTTCTCCCGTAAATTCAAGCCGCGGTACAGCGACGCCACCTGATCGGCATAGCCGTTAAACAACAGCGTCGGTTGGCGTTTGACGTCCAGTACGCCGCCTGAGCCGATAAAGCGCTCTGTGGCCTGCGACCAGCGTGGATGGTCAACATGCGGATTCACGTTGGCAAAAAAGCCGTATTCGTCAGGGGCTGCCAGATTCCACGTGCAGGGCGGGCGTTCGCGAGTCAGTTTGATACTGACGATAGATTTGATGCCTTTGAAGCCGTATTTCCACGGCACGGTCAAGCGGATAGGCGCCCCGTTTTGCGGCGGTAGCGCTTTGCCATACACGCCGGTGGTCAGCAGCGTCAGCGGATGCATCGCCTCATCGAGACGCAGACCTTCAACATAGGGATAGGAGAGACCGCCGCCGATAAAGCGATCCTTCTGACCAGGCATCTGCTCGGGGGAGAAAATGGTTTTGAAGGCGACGTATTTGGCATCGCTGGTGGGCTCAACCAGCGCCAGCAGCTTATGCAGTGGAAAACCAATCCACGGCACCACCATCGACCAGGCTTCCACGCAGCGCATCCGGTAGATTCGCTGTTCAAGTGGGAAACGTTTGGTTAACGCGTCGTGATCGAGCGTCAGCGGTTTAGCGACTTCTCCATCAATAGTCAGCGTCCACGGATCGGTTTTCAGGCTTCCGGCATTGGCAGCCGGGTCGGCTTTATCCAGCCCGAACTCATAATAGTTGTTGTAGCCTGTGACCTTATCTTCCGGCGTGAGCGCCAGCTGACTCTGCCATTCGGCAGGGCGAGAGAATTCGAGCGGTTTCCCGGACGGGGCCGGTGGCCTGTCGTTGCCCTTAAACCAGCTGAGCAAATCGGCCTGAGCGGTAGGCGCGAGCGTCATTGCGGTGGCGCTTATGCCTAACATCTTCAGCACCTGGCGGCGCTGGAGCATAAATACGGATTCCGCCGTTACATCAGCTTCCGTTAGTTTTTTCGACTTCATGGCTTCCTCCGTCATGCTTTTTTCCTAAGCATGACGGAGGTGTCTGATTAACGCGAATATGTCACGAAAATTTGAAGATTAGGCCACCTTCACCAGCGTGCGACCCTGAATCTGGTTGTTCATGATTTTTTCGGCAAACTCCGGCGCCTGAGCAAGGGTGATTTCCGTTGCGCTCTGGCTATAGAAGGAAGGCGGTAAATCCTGAACCAGACGTTCCCAGGCTTGTGTGCGGCGTGCGGCAGGGGTCATCACGGAATCGACACCCTGCAAACGGACGTTACGCAGAATGAATGGCATTACGGTGGTCGGCAGTGCAAAGCCACCCGCCAGACCACACGCGGCCACGCAACCGCCGTAGTTCATTTGCGCCAGCACTTTGGCCAGCACTTTATCGCCCACGGTATCGACCGCCCCGGCCCACAGCTGTTTTTCCAGCGGACGGGTTTCGGCGAATTCATCACGGCCAATAATACGGTTCGCGCCGAGGCTGCGCAGATAGTCATGCGTGCTTTCGCGACCGGAAACGGCAGCGACCTGATAACCCAGCTTGTGCAACAGCGCAATCGCCGTACTGCCCACGCCGCCGCTGGCACCGGTCACGACAATTTCGCCGTCCTGCGGTTTG
This DNA window, taken from Scandinavium goeteborgense, encodes the following:
- a CDS encoding YhdT family protein translates to MDARFVQAHKEARWALWLTLLYLAAWLASAYIPNSIQGFTGLPRWFEMACLLSPLVFILLCWAMVKFIYRDIPLEDDDAA
- the msrQ gene encoding protein-methionine-sulfoxide reductase heme-binding subunit MsrQ codes for the protein MRLTVKQIVWLKVVLHLAAFLPLVWLFWAGSQGYFSADPAKDIQHFTGRMALKLLLATLLVSPLARYAKQPLLIRTRRLLGLWCFAWATLHLTSYALLELGINNLGLLGQEVVTRPYLTLGLVSWLILLALAATSFQRAQRKLGARWQKLHNFVYLVAILAPIHYLWSVKILSPQPILYAIAAFALLAWRFKKFRRWWR
- the msrP gene encoding protein-methionine-sulfoxide reductase catalytic subunit MsrP, which produces MKSKKLTEADVTAESVFMLQRRQVLKMLGISATAMTLAPTAQADLLSWFKGNDRPPAPSGKPLEFSRPAEWQSQLALTPEDKVTGYNNYYEFGLDKADPAANAGSLKTDPWTLTIDGEVAKPLTLDHDALTKRFPLEQRIYRMRCVEAWSMVVPWIGFPLHKLLALVEPTSDAKYVAFKTIFSPEQMPGQKDRFIGGGLSYPYVEGLRLDEAMHPLTLLTTGVYGKALPPQNGAPIRLTVPWKYGFKGIKSIVSIKLTRERPPCTWNLAAPDEYGFFANVNPHVDHPRWSQATERFIGSGGVLDVKRQPTLLFNGYADQVASLYRGLNLRENF
- the accC gene encoding acetyl-CoA carboxylase biotin carboxylase subunit is translated as MLDKIVIANRGEIALRILRACKELGIKTVAVHSTADRDLKHVLLADETVCIGPAPSVKSYLNIPAIISAAEITGAVAIHPGYGFLSENANFAEQVERSGFIFIGPKADTIRLMGDKVSAINAMKKAGVPTVPGSDGPLGDDMDANRAHAKRIGYPVIIKASGGGGGRGMRVVRSDAELAQSITMTKAEAKAAFSNDMVYMEKYLENPRHIEIQVLADGQGNAIYLAERDCSMQRRHQKVVEEAPAPGITPELRRYIGERCAKACVDISYRGAGTFEFLFENGEFYFIEMNTRIQVEHPVTEMITGVDLIKEQLRIAAGQPLSIKQEEVHVRGHAVECRINAEDPNTFLPSPGKITRFHAPGGFGVRWESHIYAGYTVPPYYDSMIGKLICYGETRDVAISRMKNALQELIIDGIKTNVELQMRIMSDENFQHGGTNIHYLEKKLGLQEK
- a CDS encoding MDR family oxidoreductase: MQALILEQHDGKTLASVQAIEESQLPQGDVTVDIQWSSLNYKDALAITGKGKIIRNFPMVPGIDFAGVVHSSEDPRFHAGQQVLLTGWGVGENHWGGLSQQARVKGDWLVAQPHGMDARQAMIIGTAGFTAMLCVMALEDAGVKPQDGEIVVTGASGGVGSTAIALLHKLGYQVAAVSGRESTHDYLRSLGANRIIGRDEFAETRPLEKQLWAGAVDTVGDKVLAKVLAQMNYGGCVAACGLAGGFALPTTVMPFILRNVRLQGVDSVMTPAARRTQAWERLVQDLPPSFYSQSATEITLAQAPEFAEKIMNNQIQGRTLVKVA
- the aroQ gene encoding type II 3-dehydroquinate dehydratase, which codes for MADKLRILLLNGPNLNMLGTREPEKYGSQTLAEIVNRLTTEAEALNVSLDHLQSNAEFAIIDRIHQAKDNIDYILINPAAFTHTSVAIRDALLAVSIPFIEIHLSNVHAREPFRHHSYLSDIAAGVICGLGADGYSYALQTAVKRLSQSH
- the accB gene encoding acetyl-CoA carboxylase biotin carboxyl carrier protein, which encodes MDIRKIKKLIELVEESGISELEISEGEESVRISRASANAGFPVMQQAYAAPMMQPQMAPAAAAPVAAAEAPKAEISGHIVRSPMVGTFYRTPSPDAKAFIEVGQKVNAGDTLCIVEAMKMMNQIEADKSGVVKAILVESGQPVEFDEPLVVIE